A segment of the Suncus etruscus isolate mSunEtr1 chromosome 19, mSunEtr1.pri.cur, whole genome shotgun sequence genome:
tactcctggctgtctgctcagaaatagctcctggcaggcacgggggaccatatgggacatcgggattcgaaccaaccaccttgggtcctggatcggctgcttgcaaggcaaacaccgctgtgccatctctccgggccctagaacattctttttaatgagaattttttgtttgtttgtttgtttttggaccacacctggtggcgctcaggagttacttctggctatacactcagaaattgctccttgcttggggtgccatatgggacgccggggatcgaaccgaggtccatcctggctcaggcatgtgcaaggcaaatgccctaccgctgcaccactgctctggtccctagaatattcttttcttttggtttttgggccacaccccgcgatgctcaggggctactcctggctgtctgctcagaaatagctcctggcaggcacgggggaccatatgggacaccgggattcgaaccaaccacctttggtcctggatcggctgcttgcaaggcaaacgccactgtgctatctctccgggcccagaatattcttttcaaactataaaacaaaatacaggggcaggagtgatagtacagtaggtaaggaaggcatttgcctggaaCAGTTGTCCCGAGTTCTATCCTTTACATCctatatgacccccccccccaactctgccaggaatagccctgagcactgctgggtgtgaccccaaaccaaaagaatataaatcataaacataattttatttataaatatattgttttatttatattataaatataatatagttattttgggtttggggccactcctggcaggctctggggaccatctgggatactggagattgaagccgggttggccatgtgcaaaacaaatgtcctacctgctgtgctatcactttggcccctgcacAATACATCTTTAAGGATCCATACACACagttaaatagtaataaaactcAGGTCAGTGACCACCgcaagggagagaggggaggaataCAAGAAACTCAAAGCATTTCTAATGTTTTTTAATGTGTAAGTTGGGTGGCAGCTCATAGGTACTCGTTTATGACATCTCataatttattcatattaaatatatataataccaaTATTACATCTTTTAAACATCTTTAAAGGGATGTTGtggaaataaatgaacagatgaatGATGCCTCCCTGAAACAGTCTGCATTTCTTGGGAAAAACCGAGCTTTCCAGACTGTGGCCTTCCCTATACAGAAGTCTTCAGAGAATACTGATTGCATAACAGCTTCCTCTTTCTCCCCGCTGGAAACACCTGTGAGGTCCCCACATTCCCTTCCTATGAACTGTCCCTGAGATGGAAAGCCACCACCTTCCTTCCACGTCGTCGCCCGAACCTCAACTTCACATGCCTGGCTAAATTCTGACACATGTATGACAAGATACTGACACCTGGTGGATTCAGAATGGATTTAATAAGGTGGAATTCCATCTTTGGCCTTCCTGCCACTTCGTGTCAGGGACCCACCAGATGGGAGGTTAGAGAGAAGCAGGAGAAAAGGCAAACTCCAGAAGGGCATGCAAGGAGCTCCAGTGTGAAGATTGTCATTCAGTGAGGCTGGAGAGCCCTAGAGAAACTTCCCTGTCCAGCCTCAGAGATCACAATTTCCAAGAGGTAAGAGTTGGCATCCAAAGCAAGGAGGCAGAGCTTCCCTCCACGCTAGCGGTGTGTTTCCCAGCTGTCACTGGTCCAAAACAACCCCTCTCCCATCTGGACATCGGATTTGAAGGGGCCTGAACCCACCCCTCTTCCTAAGGGAACCAACCCATTAAGTAAATCCTTCACAAACTCTGACCTCCTTGGAGTGGGCTTTGGACCCAATCTGGGTTGACTCTCAGGTCTCGGCTATTCCTGGCCCCCCAAACCCCCTTCTCCTTCTGGCTGCTTGGAGATATGTAGGGAATAAGTGGCCCTCCTAAACCTGGCAGCCACACACAAGGTGGCCGACCACTGGATTGACTCGCGACTACAGCAAGGGGTGGTGGACTAAGCTGGGAAAGTCAGAAGCAGAAAGCAGGCAGAGCAGAAGCCAGCCAGAGCGCCAGGGTTGTGTGAAGAAATCACGGATCCCTTTTGCCAAGGAGACTCAAAACGCGATGCAAGATGGAGGAGGGCCTCAGAAGCGGGGACCTGACACAGACGGAGACACGTCTGTTTTGCACTCATCACGGGGGTGCTGCTTTAGGATCTTTCTGTTCGTGGGGCGAGGACGTGTGTAGCACATATGGCTTGCAATCTTTATTACCCTGGGCTGGCACAGGCGCCTCTGCCTGTCCCTTTGCGACGTGCAAGGCCTCCTTTTGGCTCCGACAGCCCCTGATGACACTGACTTTGGGGGCGACTGGAGGAACTTTCTCTTCGGCATCTTTGGTATGGTGGGCACTGGGGCCCCTTCCCCTGGAGCTGGCCACGTCCTCCTGACCTGTTCCCTTCTTGGCTTCTCCCACAGGTCCTGGACTCGCCGAGTCTCCAGCGGGGTCCTTTTCCCTGGAGGTGGAGCTGGGTGCCTTGGGTAGACTTGGGGCCTGCACAGAGTCCAGACCAGTTGCCATCTGGTCGGGAGTTGAGTTCCTCTCTCTACTGCCACCGGATTTTTTCCGAGGGCGCCCCCGTTTTCTTTTGGCATCGCTTCCCGTGTCCTCCGTCTCCTGCTTTGCTGCTTTGGCTGGGGGGTCCTGCCCACTGGCCTCACCCACTGGTGCTTCTGCTGTCCTCTTGACCCCTTTGTCCTGGGCCCCTGGGTCACCCCCTGTGCCTACCTCCCTGTTCTCCGTGCTTCGTGGTTGCGTGAGGGCCCCGGGGGGCATGTGCCCGGGCCTTGGCAAAGCAGGCACAGTGGGCAAGATCATGTTAATGATGGGCACAGGCGCCTGGGGTCCTCCAGCCCTGCTGGGAAGGGGCAGGGCGGCCACTTTCAGAGAGCCCGAAGGCAGCTTGGGGGCCAGGATGGGCGGGGAGACTCTGATGGGGGGGATGAGCGAGCGGGGGGCCCTGGGGAGGAGCAGAGGCAGCCGGGCCACCAGGGCGTTGACCTGGGGGTTCGTGGCAGCTGGGGGCGTGGGGCTCTCCACCACGTTCTTCTTTCGGTCTCCCCGAGCTGGGGGTGTGGACCCAGTCCGGGACTCCGGGTCTTTAGGAGGCTGAACGATGCAGAGACACTCAGGTCAGTGGGAAAACCGGCTCAAGAAGGGAAAAAATATGCAGACTTTCCCACCGCCAGGAAGGGGGAACGTAGGCCCCTGTTCTTACCGGGGCTGCTCTCTCGGCTCTCCTTGGGGTGCCACCTTCCTGGTTCTCGATCCCATTCTTGGGCTTAGCCGACCGTTCCCGAGGGGTGTGCTCTTCATCCTCTGTAGAAGTGCCAGAAAAAGTGGGTGGTGAGGTTAAGGGGGGCACAACAGGGAAGGCCAGAGGACACTAAGCACTGAGAGGCAGCACGTAGGATGGGTGGGGATGCCTCCGGAGGAGCTGGAAAGCAGCTGGGGGTGGGTGGAAAGGGTGGGGGTCACCCACCGGGCAGCCCCCTGGCCTTGAGGACGTGGGCATGGGCCGAGCGGGCGGAGATGAGGTGCTGCTGCAGCAGGAAGCGGGCGACCTCCACGATGGAGCTGAAGGACCGCTTGAGGATTCTCTCTGCCCAGTCGCAGGTCAGGGCACAGGCCGCCTCCACCAGTTCGTCCCGAGGGGCTGGGGTGACCTCGGGGCCCATCTCCGGCTGTCATGGGGGGAGAAGAGACCCCATCACAGGCCAAATGGAAAGACCACTCTGGGGTTTTACCTATGCTGTCCCCCAAGATCCACAGCGCTTCCAGCCTTAGCGCAAGAAGGCCTAAACAACAACCTACACTTCCATGTGGGTGTGGGATGGAAGTAAGTTGCTagtgggccggagaaatagcatagaggcaggacatttgcagaagggcggtggttcgtatcccggcatcccatatgattcccccatgccttccaggggtgatttctgagtgcacagccaggaggaacccctgagcgctaccgggtatgacccaaaaaccaaaacaaaccaaaagtaaGTTGTTACTCACCGTCTCTGAACCCTTGAGGTCAAGTCCTGGCAAGAGCGGCATGGATACCAAGGTCTTCCTCCGGATGCCGCTATAGCAGTATCTGACGCAGGTTAAGGAGCAGCCGTGCCTGGTGTTGGCCAAGCGCCTCCCGCCATTTCCACCCCTGACTCAGTTTACCCGTCCAGGTCCTCCACCCTCACTTCTCCGGCAAGGATACTTGGATTGGCCGCGGCCACCGAGCCTCCGGGCCTTGATATCAGGGAAGATCTCCCGGATGATTTTGCCGAAGTTGGCCGTGCTGAGCGGACGGCAACAGGCCAAGCTCTCACAGTACTTTCTGAGCGAGTTGGGGGATGTCAGGGGGCAAATGGAGAAGACACTCAGAGAAGGAAGTGAGGTTGCCTGGGGTCATGTCTGGGAGGCCCCAAGGAGCTGGGAGCACTCAGAAGGCAGGGCCAGGGACATGGGAACCCCAAGTTCTCCTACCCCACCTACCGATAGGCATCGTAAACACTTTGCTTTGGCAGGCAGGTGTCCGTGTGTTCTTCCAGGTGATTGCGTATCCACCTGTACGCATACATGTATTCCTCATTGCTTAGCGTACTGGGTTCTGAGCTGCGAGAGAAAGAAATGGGGTATGATTTCTTGGACCCCATCTCTTTTCTTCTC
Coding sequences within it:
- the RFX5 gene encoding DNA-binding protein RFX5 isoform X2, with the translated sequence MAEDEPDAKSPKSEGRAPPGNADAGEPTSLLQKLRGTISKAVQNKVEGILQDVQKFSDNDKLYLYLQLPAGPGTGDKSSEPSTLSNEEYMYAYRWIRNHLEEHTDTCLPKQSVYDAYRKYCESLACCRPLSTANFGKIIREIFPDIKARRLGGRGQSKYCYSGIRRKTLVSMPLLPGLDLKGSETPEMGPEVTPAPRDELVEAACALTCDWAERILKRSFSSIVEVARFLLQQHLISARSAHAHVLKARGLPEDEEHTPRERSAKPKNGIENQEGGTPRRAERAAPPPKDPESRTGSTPPARGDRKKNVVESPTPPAATNPQVNALVARLPLLLPRAPRSLIPPIRVSPPILAPKLPSGSLKVAALPLPSRAGGPQAPVPIINMILPTVPALPRPGHMPPGALTQPRSTENREVGTGGDPGAQDKGVKRTAEAPVGEASGQDPPAKAAKQETEDTGSDAKRKRGRPRKKSGGSRERNSTPDQMATGLDSVQAPSLPKAPSSTSREKDPAGDSASPGPVGEAKKGTGQEDVASSRGRGPSAHHTKDAEEKVPPVAPKVSVIRGCRSQKEAQGNKDCKPYVLHTSSPHEQKDPKAAPP
- the RFX5 gene encoding DNA-binding protein RFX5 isoform X1, which encodes MAEDEPDAKSPKSEGRAPPGNADAGEPTSLLQKLRGTISKAVQNKVEGILQDVQKFSDNDKLYLYLQLPAGPGTGDKSSEPSTLSNEEYMYAYRWIRNHLEEHTDTCLPKQSVYDAYRKYCESLACCRPLSTANFGKIIREIFPDIKARRLGGRGQSKYCYSGIRRKTLVSMPLLPGLDLKGSETPEMGPEVTPAPRDELVEAACALTCDWAERILKRSFSSIVEVARFLLQQHLISARSAHAHVLKARGLPEDEEHTPRERSAKPKNGIENQEGGTPRRAERAAPPPKDPESRTGSTPPARGDRKKNVVESPTPPAATNPQVNALVARLPLLLPRAPRSLIPPIRVSPPILAPKLPSGSLKVAALPLPSRAGGPQAPVPIINMILPTVPALPRPGHMPPGALTQPRSTENREVGTGGDPGAQDKGVKRTAEAPVGEASGQDPPAKAAKQETEDTGSDAKRKRGRPRKKSGGSRERNSTPDQMATGLDSVQAPSLPKAPSSTSREKDPAGDSASPGPVGEAKKGTGQEDVASSRGRGPSAHHTKDAEEKVPPVAPKVSVIRGCRSQKEALHVAKGQAEAPVPAQGNKDCKPYVLHTSSPHEQKDPKAAPP